A stretch of the Defluviitalea raffinosedens genome encodes the following:
- a CDS encoding ribonuclease Z yields MLDVCLLGTGGMMPLPNRWLTALLIRYNGRKILIDCGEGTQITLKMLGWGFKTIDTICFTHYHGDHVTGLAGLLLTIGNSGRTEPITLIGPAGLEKVVQGLTIIAPELPFELKYIELSEEAVVPSGDLLIKAVPVEHTISCFAYVVELPRRPKFMPDKAAALNIPVRFWKELQKGETVEWNGNIYTPDMVSGDQRKGIKIAYCTDSRPALGLKDAVYKSDLFICEGMYGDDEDKPQAQKNKHMTFSEAANLAKEAEVEELWLTHFSPALSEPKAYLSVATDIFPNTKLGEDRLIKNLSFKEEKDA; encoded by the coding sequence ATGCTAGATGTATGTCTTTTAGGTACAGGAGGAATGATGCCTCTGCCCAATAGATGGCTTACAGCTTTACTCATACGATATAATGGCAGAAAGATTCTTATTGATTGTGGTGAAGGAACCCAAATTACTTTAAAAATGTTAGGATGGGGATTTAAAACAATAGACACCATTTGCTTTACACATTATCATGGAGACCATGTTACAGGGCTTGCCGGGCTGTTATTGACTATTGGAAATTCGGGAAGAACGGAACCCATTACTTTAATAGGACCTGCAGGGCTGGAAAAAGTTGTCCAGGGATTAACGATTATAGCACCGGAATTGCCTTTTGAACTTAAATATATAGAGCTCTCGGAAGAGGCGGTTGTTCCGTCAGGGGACCTTCTCATAAAAGCCGTACCGGTTGAACACACTATTTCCTGTTTTGCTTATGTCGTAGAACTTCCAAGGCGTCCAAAGTTTATGCCTGACAAAGCAGCAGCCTTAAATATTCCTGTTCGTTTCTGGAAAGAGCTTCAAAAGGGAGAAACAGTTGAATGGAATGGCAACATTTATACACCGGATATGGTTTCAGGAGATCAAAGAAAAGGTATTAAAATAGCTTATTGCACAGACAGTCGTCCTGCTTTAGGACTTAAAGATGCTGTTTATAAATCCGATTTATTTATATGTGAAGGCATGTATGGGGATGACGAAGATAAACCCCAGGCACAAAAAAATAAACATATGACCTTTTCCGAAGCGGCAAATTTAGCAAAAGAAGCAGAAGTTGAAGAGCTGTGGCTTACTCATTTTAGCCCTGCCCTGTCAGAACCGAAAGCCTATTTAAGTGTAGCTACAGATATTTTTCCTAATACGAAATTAGGAGAAGATCGATTGATTAAGAATTTAAGTTTTAAAGAGGAAAAAGATGCATAA